In Porites lutea chromosome 1, jaPorLute2.1, whole genome shotgun sequence, a single genomic region encodes these proteins:
- the LOC140938357 gene encoding uncharacterized protein, translating into MAAKQPKQTVMEWSEEHDIILLREMISREIFSFKKGSPDRGKTWESIQEFLNQMENPKFHIKEKRGVRDRWNILQGKFLKRMREEEAASGIECEELSEKDTLIEELSERERSLQVKEKNTAKDKEAAESVRRKAMERMKDSKRKTSQDSDLDPGLAAGGKKSRKTATEVVDFLKEKAKCEQTQRQQEMELRRKELEENAKQQRGVLDLMQRQSEAQQQINQALLVLIQKAFGTV; encoded by the exons ATGGCCGCCAAACAACCCAAACAAAC agtCATGGAATGGTCAGAGGAGCACGATATCATTTTGCTGAGAGAGATGATTAGTCGAGAGatattttcatttaagaaaGGAAGTCCTGACAGAGGAAAGACGTGGGAAAGCATACAGGAATTCTTGAATCAAATGGAGAATCCCAAATTCCACATTAAGGAAAAACGAGGAGTCCGGGACAGGTGGAATATACTGCAGGGAAAGTTCTTGAAGAGAATGAGGGAAGAAGAAGCAGCAAGTGGCATCGAGTGTGAAGAGTTGTCCGAAAAGGATACCCTAATCGAGGAGTTATCTGAGCGGGAACGAAGCTTACaggtgaaagagaaaaacacagcaaaggataAAGAAGCAGCCGAATCTGTTAGGAGGAAGGCAATGGAAAGGATGAAAGACTCGAAGAGGAAGACGAGTCAGGATTCAGATTTGGATCCAGGTTTAGCAGCTGGAGGGAAAAAATCACGAAAAACTGCTACAGAGGTCGTAGATTTCTTGAAGGAAAAGGCGAAGTGCGAGCAAACTCAAAGACAACAAGAAATGGAATTGAGAAGGAAGGAGCTGGAAGAGAATGCTAAACAACAACGAGGAGTTCTAGATCTAATGCAGAGGCAGAGTGAGGCTCAGCAGCAGATCAACCAGGCTTTGCTGGTTCTTATCCAGAAAGCGTTTGGaactgtttaa